Below is a genomic region from Pseudomonas svalbardensis.
CCGACCTGGCTGTGGGCACCGCGGCTGGCCAGATCAAGACCGGCTCCCTGTGCCGTTCGGACCGTGTTTCCAAGTACAACCAACTGCTGCGTATCGAAGAGCAGTTGAATGGCAAAGCCAAGTACAACGGTCGCAGCGAATTCCGCGGTTAATCGTTAATTGGTAAAAAGACACCGGATTGTGTCGGAAAAATCGCTACAGCGATGGATTTGCCACTAATCTGATGCCTTATAAGCACAAGCCTGGGTCTTCCAGGCTTCGTGCTATCAGAAGCTTCAAAGTTTTGGCATGGCTGTCTTTTTTCACTGGATACCTGATATTCGATGCGCAGTCCCAATTGGTTGTTCCTCGTTTTGCTCCTGCTGCTGGCTGGCCTGCAATACCGCCTGTGGGTGGGTAATGGCAGTCTGGCGCAAGTGGCCGAACTGACTCAGCAGATCGCAGATCAACACGCTGAGAACGAGGGGCTGCTTGAGCGCAATCGGGTGATGGACGCTGAAGTCAGTGAATTGAAAAAGGGCATGGAGACCGTTGAAGAGCGGGCTCGTCATGAGTTGGGCATGGTCAAGGACGGTGAAACCCTTTACCAGTTGGCTCAATGAATCCCTCGTTACCGGCCTTCTGGGCTGTAATTCCTGCCGCGGGCGTCGGTGCCCGTATGGCCGCGGACCGTCCCAAGCAATACTTGCAACTGGGCGGGCGCACTATTCTCGAACACAGCCTCGGCTGTTTCCTTGATCATCCTTCCCTGAAAGGGTTGGTGGTCAGTCTTGCTATTGATGATCCTTACTGGCCGAACCTGGCGTGTGCTAGTGATCCGCGAATTCAGCGGGTTGAAGGCGGCTCCGAGCGCTCCGGGTCGGTGCTCAATGCGTTGCTGCATTTGCATGCGCAAGGCGCTGACGATGAGGAATGGGTGCTGGTTCACGATGCTGCGCGGCCGAATCTGAGCCGTGATGATCTGGACAAGTTGCTGGGTGAACTCGCAGATGATCCGGTCGGTGGACTGCTGGCGGTTCCGGCACGCGATACTCTCAAACGGGTCGACAAACAAGGTCGTGTGGTCGAAACCGTGGATCGCAGTGTGATCTGGCAAGCCTACACGCCGCAGATGTTTCGCCTTGGCGCATTGCATCGGGCGTTGGCCGACAGTCTGGTGGCCGATGCGGTCATCACCGACGAAGCCTCGGCCATGGAGTGGGCAGGCCTGGCGCCACGTTTGATCGAAGGTCGGTCCGACAACCTCAAAGTAACTCGCCCCGAAGACCTTGAGTGGTTGCGCCAGCGCTGGTCTAACCGCCGCTAAGCTGCATACTCTGGCCTTTGCGCCAATCCTTCCTTCAAGTAATCCACCAACTTGCGCACCTTGGGTGACAGATGCCGTTGCTGTGGATAAAGCGCCCACACGGCAGTGTTCGGCGGTTGGTGGGCTTCCAGCAGCGAAATCAATTCGCCGTTTTTCAGATGCTCCAACACGTAGTAGTCCGGCAGCTGGCACAAACCCACACCCTGTAAGGCCGCATCCAAAACTGCTTGCCCACTATTGCAGCGCCAGTTTCCCTGCACTCGCTGGGAAAATTCCCGCCCGTTCTGTTCCAGTTGCCAGATATCCGAGCCGCCGATGAGGCAGTTGTGGCGGCTGAGTTCCGACAAGCTATGCGGGCGGCCGTAGCGTTCCAGATAGGACGGCGATGCGCACAGGTACATGCGTCGTGGCGCCAGACGTGTCGCCACCAGGCGTGAGTCTTGCAGACGGCCAAGGCGGATTGCCAGATCCAAGCCTTCATGGACCAGGTCGAGTTGGCGGTTGCTCAGTTCGATGTCGATGCGCAGTTGCGGATACAACCCCATGAATCGCGTCACCAGCGGCACGATGAATCGCTCGCCGTACGCCACGGCGCAGGTCATGCGCAGCATGCCTTTGGGTTCGCTGGTCAGGTCACCCACCGCCCGCAGCGCTTCTTCGCGGCCATCTTGCAAGCGCTGGCAATGTTGCAGAAAGGTTTGCCCTGCTTCGGTCAGCGTGACCCGGCGAGTGCTGCGATAAAGCAGTCGCGTCTGAAGGCGCTCTTCGAGGCGTACTATTTGTCGACTGATGTGGGAGGAGGAAACTCCGAGGCGTTCCGCGGCAGCCGTGAACTGGCTGCACTCGGCCACGGCGACGAACTCGTCGATACCTTCCCAGCGGTTTTCGGACATCAAGGATTATCCCTGTATGGCAATAATGTTTTGCTTTTGTCCGGATTATTCACCGTCAGGCGGTGTATTACACTCCTTGTCTCGTTTTTATTCACTGGAGAACCCACATGATCAAGTCGCGCGCTGCCGTTGCCTTCGAGGCCAAGAAACCCCTCGAGATCGTTGAAGTCGATGTCGCCATGCCCAAGGCCGGTGAAGTCCTGCTGCGAGTGGTTGCCTCCGGTGTTTGTCATACCGATGCCTACACGCTGTCGGGCGCGGACCCGGAAGGCATCTTCCCGTCGATCCTCGGTCACGAAGGTGGCGCGGTGGTTGAGGCGATTGGTGAGGGCGTGACCTCCGTCGCAGTTGGCGATCATGTGATCCCGCTGTACACCCCGGAATGCCGCCAGTGCAAATTCTGTCTGTCGGGCAAAACCAACCTGTGTCAGGCGATTCGTGCGACTCAGGGTAAAGGCCTGATGCCGGATGGCACTTCGCGCTTTTCCTACAAGGGCCAACCAATTTTCCACTACATGGGGACGTCGACGTTCTCCGAGTACACCGTGCTGCCGGAAATCTCCGTCGCCAAAATTCCAAAAGAAGCGCCGCTGGAAAAAGTCTGCCTGCTGGGCTGCGGTGTCACCACCGGCATCGGTGCAGTCCTTAATACCGCCAAGGTAAAACCAGGTGATACCGTCGCCATTTTCGGCCTCGGCGGCATCGGTCTGTCGGCGGTGATCGGCGCCGTCAAAGCCAAGGCTGCGCGGATCATCGCCATCGACATCAACCCGGCCAAATTCGAGATCGCCAAGCAGTTGGGCGCAACCGATTGTGTGAACCCGAAAGATTTTGATCGTCCCATCCAGGAAGTCATCGTTGACATGACCGACGGCGGCGTCGACTTTTCCTTCGAATGCATCGGCAACGTGCAATTGATGCGTGCCGCACTTGAATGCTGCCACAAGGGTTGGGGCGAGTCGGTAATCATCGGCGTCGCCGGTGCTGGCCAGGAAATCGCCACGCGTCCATTCCAGTTGGTGACCGGTCGCGTCTGGCGCGGTTCGGCGTTCGGCGGCGTGCGTGGCCGTACCGAGTTGCCAAGCTATGTCGAGATGGCTGAAACCGGCGAAATCCCGCTGGATACGTTCATCACCCACACCATGGGCCTGGAAGATATCAACAAGGCGTTCGACCTGATGCATGAAGGCAAGAGCATCCGTTCCGTCATCCATTTCTGAGGTCGGTCATGAGCCTGGAAAATATCTCCTGCCAGAAAAGCTTCGGCGGCTGGCACAAACGCTATCGGCACCGCTCCGATGTGCTCGGCTGCGACATGGTGTTTGCCGTGTACCTGCCGCCGCAAGCGGAGCAGGGCGGCAAGTTGCCGGTGCTGTACTGGTTGTCCGGCCTGACCTGCACCGACGAAAACTTCATGCAAAAGGCCGGCGCCATGCGCTTGGCCGCCGAGCTTGGGCTGATCATCGTTGCACCGGACACCAGCCCTCGCGGTCCCGATGTGCCGGGTGATCCGGATGGCGCCTGGGACTTCGGTCTCGGTGCCGGATTTTATCTGAATGCCACGCAGGAACCCTGGTCCCGGCACTATCGGATGCATGACTATGTCGTGCAGGAATTGCCCGCATTGGTCGAAGCCCATTTCCCGGCGTCGGACAAGCGCGGCATCAGTGGTCACTCCATGGGCGGCCACGGTGCGCTGGTCTGTGCGTTGCGTAATCCGGGGCGTTATCAGTCGGTGTCGGCGTTCTCGCCGATCAACAATCCGATGGACTGTCCTTGGGGGCAGAAGGCCTTTTCCCGCTACCTGGGGGAAGATCGTTCGAAATGGCGCGAGTGGGATGCCTGCGTCCTGATTGCCGAAGCAAACGAGAAGTTGCCGTTGTTGGTCGACCAAGGTGATCGCGACGATTTCCTGGCCACCCAGCTCAAGCCTGAAGCCTTGCAACAGGCCGCCAAACTGGCCGGTCATCCGCTGACGTTGCGCCTGCAACCCGGCTACGACCATAGCTATTTCTTCATCGCCAGTTTTATCGACGACCACTTGCAACATCATGGACGCGCCCTAGGCGTCTAATGCAGGTAGAATCACGCCCTGACAAAAATCGGGGCGTTTTTTTATGCGTATTGGCCACGGCTATGATGTGCATCGTTTCGCTGAAGGCGATTTCATTACTCTGGGCGGCGTGCGCATTGCACACGGCTTCGGGCTGCTCGCTCACTCCGACGGTGACGTCCTGCTGCACGCCTTGAGCGATGCCTTGCTCGGCGCCGCTGCGCTGGGTGATATCGGCAAACATTTTCCGGACACCGACCCGACATTCAAGGGCGCCGACAGCCGGGTGCTGTTGCGTCATGTCGTCGCACTGATCCACGCCAAGGGCTGGAAAGTCGGCAACGTCGATAACACCATCGTCGCCCAGGCGCCGAAAATGGCCCCGCATATCGAATCGATGCGCGCGCTGATTGCCGCGGATCTTCAAGTTGAGTTGGATCAAGTGAACGTGAAAGCTACCACCACCGAAAAGCTCGGCTTTGTCGGTCGCGAAGAAGGCATTGCCGTGCACTCCGTTGCCTTGTTGCTGCGCGCATGAACGAACTGCAATTGCTCGGCCCGCGGGCCTATGGCCAAGCCCTCGGCACCGCGGTACTGAAAGCCACGGCGGAAGATTTTCAGGTCGATGAAGTCCTCAATATCCCCCTCAGTGGCGACGGCGAACACTTGTGGATCTGGGTGGAAAAGCGCGGTCTGAATACCGAAGAAGCGGCACGGCGAATCGCCAAGGCGGCGGGCGTGCCATTGCGCACTGTCAGTTATGCGGGGCTCAAGGATCGTCAGGCGCTGACTCGCCAGTGGTTCAGCGTGCAGCTGCCGGGAAAGGCCGACCCTGATCTGTCGGCGGCGGAAAACGATACGCTGAAGATCCTCAAGACCGGCCGGCACAAACGCAAGCTGCAACGCGGTGCTCATTCGGCCAATGGCTTCACGTTGCGACTGACGCAATTCGCTGGCGACAAAGCGGCGATCGAGGAGCGTCTGCAACTGATCGCCAAGCAAGGTATTCCCAATTATTTCGGCGCCCAGCGTTTTGGGTTTGACGGCGGTAACGTGGTCGATGCCCGTGCGTGGGCTGCTCGCAAAGCCTTGCCGGAGCAGCGCAACGTGCGTTCGCGTCTGCTCTCGACGGCGCGCAGTTTTCTGTTTAATCAGGTGTTGGCGGCGCGTGTCGCCGATGGCAGCTGGCAGCGTGCCCAGGTTGGCGATCTGCTGGCCTTCACCGACAGTCGCAGCTTTTTTCCGGCAGGTGTTGCCGAGTGCAGCGACCCGCGTCTGGCAATTCTCGATCTGCACCCGACCGGTCCGCAGTGGGGCGAAGGTGACTCGCCGGCCACTGGCGCTGTCCATGAACTGGAGCAGGCAATCGCCACTCGCGAAGCGGACTTGCGTGATTGGTTGATTAACGCCGGTATGAGCCACGAACGTCGCATCCTGCGGCTGCCCATTGATGGGTTGACGTGGCATTATCCCGAGCCTGACATTCTGCAACTGGAATTCGTCCTCCCGGCCGGATGCTTCGCCACCGTATTGGTGCGCGAGCTCGTTGATCTGGTGCCGGTGGGGCAGACGGACAGCCCATGCGTATTCTGATTTCTAACGACGATGGGGTAACCGCACCCGGTCTCGCCGCGCTTTATGCTGCGCTGGCGGATTACACCGAATGCGTGGTTATCGCCCCGGACCAAGACAAAAGCGGCGCCAGCAGCTCGCTGACGCTCGACCGTCCGTTACACCCGCAAACCCTGGCCAACGGCTTTATCAGCCTCAATGGCACACCGACCGATTGCGTGCACCTGGGCCTCAATGGCTTGCTGGAACGCGAGCCGGACATGGTGGTTTCGGGGATCAACCTGGGCGCCAACCTGGGTGATGACGTGTTGTATTCCGGCACTGTGGCGGCGGCCCTTGAGGGACGTTTCCTGGCGCGTCCTTCGTTTGCCTTTTCGTTGGT
It encodes:
- the ftsB gene encoding cell division protein FtsB; its protein translation is MRSPNWLFLVLLLLLAGLQYRLWVGNGSLAQVAELTQQIADQHAENEGLLERNRVMDAEVSELKKGMETVEERARHELGMVKDGETLYQLAQ
- the ispD gene encoding 2-C-methyl-D-erythritol 4-phosphate cytidylyltransferase, with product MNPSLPAFWAVIPAAGVGARMAADRPKQYLQLGGRTILEHSLGCFLDHPSLKGLVVSLAIDDPYWPNLACASDPRIQRVEGGSERSGSVLNALLHLHAQGADDEEWVLVHDAARPNLSRDDLDKLLGELADDPVGGLLAVPARDTLKRVDKQGRVVETVDRSVIWQAYTPQMFRLGALHRALADSLVADAVITDEASAMEWAGLAPRLIEGRSDNLKVTRPEDLEWLRQRWSNRR
- a CDS encoding LysR substrate-binding domain-containing protein, producing MSENRWEGIDEFVAVAECSQFTAAAERLGVSSSHISRQIVRLEERLQTRLLYRSTRRVTLTEAGQTFLQHCQRLQDGREEALRAVGDLTSEPKGMLRMTCAVAYGERFIVPLVTRFMGLYPQLRIDIELSNRQLDLVHEGLDLAIRLGRLQDSRLVATRLAPRRMYLCASPSYLERYGRPHSLSELSRHNCLIGGSDIWQLEQNGREFSQRVQGNWRCNSGQAVLDAALQGVGLCQLPDYYVLEHLKNGELISLLEAHQPPNTAVWALYPQQRHLSPKVRKLVDYLKEGLAQRPEYAA
- a CDS encoding S-(hydroxymethyl)glutathione dehydrogenase/class III alcohol dehydrogenase → MIKSRAAVAFEAKKPLEIVEVDVAMPKAGEVLLRVVASGVCHTDAYTLSGADPEGIFPSILGHEGGAVVEAIGEGVTSVAVGDHVIPLYTPECRQCKFCLSGKTNLCQAIRATQGKGLMPDGTSRFSYKGQPIFHYMGTSTFSEYTVLPEISVAKIPKEAPLEKVCLLGCGVTTGIGAVLNTAKVKPGDTVAIFGLGGIGLSAVIGAVKAKAARIIAIDINPAKFEIAKQLGATDCVNPKDFDRPIQEVIVDMTDGGVDFSFECIGNVQLMRAALECCHKGWGESVIIGVAGAGQEIATRPFQLVTGRVWRGSAFGGVRGRTELPSYVEMAETGEIPLDTFITHTMGLEDINKAFDLMHEGKSIRSVIHF
- the fghA gene encoding S-formylglutathione hydrolase, with protein sequence MSLENISCQKSFGGWHKRYRHRSDVLGCDMVFAVYLPPQAEQGGKLPVLYWLSGLTCTDENFMQKAGAMRLAAELGLIIVAPDTSPRGPDVPGDPDGAWDFGLGAGFYLNATQEPWSRHYRMHDYVVQELPALVEAHFPASDKRGISGHSMGGHGALVCALRNPGRYQSVSAFSPINNPMDCPWGQKAFSRYLGEDRSKWREWDACVLIAEANEKLPLLVDQGDRDDFLATQLKPEALQQAAKLAGHPLTLRLQPGYDHSYFFIASFIDDHLQHHGRALGV
- the ispF gene encoding 2-C-methyl-D-erythritol 2,4-cyclodiphosphate synthase, with translation MRIGHGYDVHRFAEGDFITLGGVRIAHGFGLLAHSDGDVLLHALSDALLGAAALGDIGKHFPDTDPTFKGADSRVLLRHVVALIHAKGWKVGNVDNTIVAQAPKMAPHIESMRALIAADLQVELDQVNVKATTTEKLGFVGREEGIAVHSVALLLRA
- the truD gene encoding tRNA pseudouridine(13) synthase TruD, giving the protein MNELQLLGPRAYGQALGTAVLKATAEDFQVDEVLNIPLSGDGEHLWIWVEKRGLNTEEAARRIAKAAGVPLRTVSYAGLKDRQALTRQWFSVQLPGKADPDLSAAENDTLKILKTGRHKRKLQRGAHSANGFTLRLTQFAGDKAAIEERLQLIAKQGIPNYFGAQRFGFDGGNVVDARAWAARKALPEQRNVRSRLLSTARSFLFNQVLAARVADGSWQRAQVGDLLAFTDSRSFFPAGVAECSDPRLAILDLHPTGPQWGEGDSPATGAVHELEQAIATREADLRDWLINAGMSHERRILRLPIDGLTWHYPEPDILQLEFVLPAGCFATVLVRELVDLVPVGQTDSPCVF
- the surE gene encoding 5'/3'-nucleotidase SurE — protein: MRILISNDDGVTAPGLAALYAALADYTECVVIAPDQDKSGASSSLTLDRPLHPQTLANGFISLNGTPTDCVHLGLNGLLEREPDMVVSGINLGANLGDDVLYSGTVAAALEGRFLARPSFAFSLVSRQVENLPTAAYFARKLVEAHADLELPPRTVLNVNIPNLPLDHIRGIQLTRLGHRARAAAPMKMVDPRGKSGYWIAAAGDAEDGGPGTDFHAVMQGYVSITPLQLDRTFNDAFRSLDGWLEGLN